In Glandiceps talaboti chromosome 4, keGlaTala1.1, whole genome shotgun sequence, a single window of DNA contains:
- the LOC144434064 gene encoding excitatory amino acid transporter-like: MAKVNCSRGCWKKWAKENLLFIFTFVGVILGFTLVFIIKPFNPSANAIMWIGLPGELFMRGLYCMVIPVLTASVVTATASVHPKANGKMSAISFAYMIGVVFCGVVVGLSLTLSIKPGKIGTDDDSTDFTAAHYETQDVVADLLRNLVPNNIVKACFKTAYTSYKFDEDIRSVSTGTNDSLQLLNNSATPSSSPYDIDLNNEGATPAPVVVVTKMTKSLQYGDGTNLLGLLVFSVVFGIAISVIGEEARAMYDFMSSLRVISIRILSVYLWLLPIGTPSLILKSMLQVDNLIAVWKSLGLFSAAVIVGLLIHWFITLSLIYFITTRKNPYLYQLRCARAILMAMITKTNAANMPEIFRCVEINNGVNRRISNYVVSLNVGMKSDGSALFIISGALYLAQSVGMALNFGHILTMAIVAWVMGLCLPAVPSASLVSIVTVCNAVAIPTYNIGLLVSMEWLLDALRTAVNCVSHCSAAGIVDSIMGKDIEEPKANGTDIAVPVESGNTKEEGESFL, from the exons ATGGCAAAGGTCAACTGTAGTCGAGGCTGTTGGAAAAAATGGGCAAAAGAAAATCTGCTTTTCATATTTACCTTTGTTGGAGTCATTCTTGGTTTTACTCTTGTTTTCATTATCAAG CCATTCAATCCATCGGCTAATGCTATCATGTGGATTGGTTTGCCCGGTGAACTTTTCATGCGAGGCCTTTATTGCATGGTTATACCGGTTCTGACGGCAAGTGTCGTTACAG CTACTGCCTCGGTCCATCCTAAAGCTAATGGTAAGATGAGTGCAATAAGTTTCGCCTACATGATAGGCGTGGTGTTTTGTGGCGTTGTAGTTGGTTTGAGCTTGACTTTGTCAATCAAACCTGGAAAAATTGGAACTGATGACGACAGCACTGACTTCACAGCTGCACACTATGAAACTCAGGACGTTGTTGCTGATTTGTTACG AAATTTGGTACcaaataatattgtcaaagcaTGCTTCAAAACG GCGTACACTTCTTATAAATTTGATGAAGACATTAGGAGTGTGTCCACTGGTACCAACGATTCGTTACAACTACTAAACAACAGCGCCACACCATCCTCTTCACCGTATGATATAGACTTGAACAATGAGGGCGCAACTCCCGCTCCTGTTGTCGTTGTTACCAAAATGACCAAGTCACTGCAATATGGCGATGGAACGAATTTGCTTG GGTTGTTGGTATTTTCAGTAGTGTTCGGTATTGCAATTAGCGTAATAGGGGAGGAAGCCCGTGCAATGTACGACTTCATGTCATCACTGAGAGTTATCTCGATCAGAATTCTGTCCGTGTATCTTTG GCTGTTGCCAATTGGCACACCAAGTCTGATATTGAAATCTATGTTACAAGTTGATAACCTTATCGCTGTGTGGAAGTCATTGGGGCTATTCTCTGCTGCAGTCATTGTTGGACTTCTTATCCATTGGTTTATTACACTTTCATTGATATACTTCATCACAACCAGGAAGAATCCGTACTTATATCAACTGCGATGTGCACGTGCTATTTTGATGGCAATGATCACCAAAACCAA CGCTGCCAATATGCCAGAGATATTCCGCTGTGTTGAAATCAACAACGGTGTCAACAGGAGAATCAGTAACTACGTGGTGTCTCTAAATGTGGGGATGAAGAGTGATGGTTCTGCTTTATTCATTATAAGTGGTGCTCTGTATCTAGCTCAGTCCGTCGGGATGGCTTTGAACTTTGGACATATCTTAACAATGGC CATTGTTGCATGGGTGATGGGACTGTGTTTACCAGCTGTGCCAAGCGCAAGCCTCGTATCCATAGTGACGGTTTGCAATGCAGTTGCAATTCCTACATATAATATAGGATTATTGGTATCCATGGAATGGTTACT GGATGCATTGAGAACCGCTGTCAACTGCGTCAGTCATTGTTCGGCAGCTGGGATAGTTGACTCTATAATGGGCAAGGATATTGAAGAACCGAAGGCTAACGGCACAGATATTGCTGTGCCAGTGGAAAGTGGAAACACAAAGGAAGAAGGCGAATCGTTTTTATAA